A region of Microbacterium suwonense DNA encodes the following proteins:
- a CDS encoding ATP-binding cassette domain-containing protein, producing the protein MTSGEPASGADVARPAASDPSIITFVPAVGADAPAVGTESTDAEDAVSARRATAASDSAPASEEARSSRGAAVTDDTTAASTASASVDTAPELDTAPELDTAPELDSAPEPDTAPEPVSAAEPADPAAETVVTAVPVTDVPTTGTPADAGAADAIRIRGLVKRFGDSRAVDGIDLTVPAGSFYGLVGPNGAGKTTTLSIIAGLLRPDAGTVHISGIDQHANPLGAKRVMGVLPDRLRTFDRLTGRQLLHYYGQLRGWIVL; encoded by the coding sequence GTGACGAGCGGGGAGCCCGCTTCAGGAGCCGATGTCGCTCGGCCGGCGGCATCCGATCCGTCCATCATCACCTTTGTCCCCGCAGTCGGCGCTGACGCGCCGGCAGTCGGCACTGAGTCGACGGATGCCGAAGACGCCGTCTCCGCGCGCCGCGCGACAGCCGCCTCGGACAGCGCCCCTGCTTCTGAGGAAGCCCGCTCGTCTCGTGGGGCCGCAGTGACCGACGATACGACCGCGGCGAGTACCGCATCGGCCTCCGTCGACACCGCACCCGAACTCGACACCGCACCCGAACTCGACACCGCACCCGAACTCGACAGCGCACCCGAACCCGACACCGCACCCGAACCGGTCTCGGCTGCGGAGCCCGCTGACCCCGCAGCCGAGACGGTCGTCACCGCTGTGCCCGTCACCGACGTGCCCACCACCGGCACCCCCGCCGACGCCGGTGCGGCCGATGCCATCCGCATCCGTGGGCTCGTGAAGCGCTTCGGTGACTCCCGTGCCGTCGACGGCATCGATCTGACGGTGCCCGCCGGCTCGTTCTACGGGCTGGTCGGACCCAACGGCGCGGGCAAGACCACCACTCTCTCGATCATCGCCGGACTGCTGCGTCCGGATGCAGGAACGGTGCACATCAGCGGCATCGACCAGCACGCGAATCCGCTCGGCGCGAAGCGTGTGATGGGCGTGCTGCCCGACCGGCTGCGCACTTTCGACCGGCTCACCGGCCGTCAGCTGCTGCACTACTACGGGCAGCTGCGGGGCTGGATCGTCCTGTGA
- a CDS encoding ATP-binding cassette domain-containing protein: protein MIDKRIGDLARAFDLTEALGRVVSDYSAGMTKKLMLAGALIHSPRVLVLDEPFEAVDPVSSGVILDILRAYVDHGGTVILSSHGMDLVEQVCSRVAVIVSGEVLAEGTVDEVRAGQTLAARFVELSGSGGEVEGLEWLHTFSD from the coding sequence GTGATCGACAAGCGCATCGGCGACCTCGCGCGTGCCTTCGACCTCACCGAGGCGCTCGGCCGGGTCGTATCGGACTACTCGGCAGGCATGACGAAGAAGCTCATGCTCGCCGGGGCGCTGATCCATTCCCCGCGCGTGCTGGTGCTCGACGAGCCCTTCGAAGCCGTCGATCCCGTCTCGTCGGGGGTGATCCTCGACATCCTGCGCGCCTACGTCGACCACGGCGGCACCGTGATCCTCTCCAGTCACGGCATGGATCTGGTGGAGCAGGTGTGTTCCCGGGTCGCGGTGATCGTCAGCGGAGAGGTGCTCGCCGAGGGGACCGTCGACGAGGTGCGCGCCGGTCAGACGCTGGCCGCCCGATTCGTCGAGCTCTCCGGCAGCGGCGGCGAAGTGGAGGGGCTCGAGTGGTTGCACACGTTCTCCGACTGA
- a CDS encoding DUF3039 domain-containing protein — protein sequence MSTPLDSPDQGGVATLDRELEELLREENLEPGDHERFSHYVKKDKILESAITGKPVRALCGKKWTPGRDPEKFPICPTCKEIYEKMMF from the coding sequence ATGAGTACTCCGCTGGACAGCCCCGATCAGGGTGGCGTGGCAACACTTGATCGCGAACTCGAAGAGCTCCTCCGCGAGGAGAACCTCGAGCCCGGCGACCATGAGCGCTTCTCGCACTACGTCAAGAAGGACAAGATCCTCGAGTCGGCCATCACCGGCAAGCCGGTGCGGGCGCTCTGCGGCAAGAAGTGGACACCGGGGCGCGACCCGGAGAAGTTCCCGATCTGCCCGACCTGCAAGGAGATCTACGAGAAGATGATGTTCTGA
- a CDS encoding nicotinate phosphoribosyltransferase, whose amino-acid sequence MSSAFLTDRYELTMLAAALRDGTASRPSVFELFSRRLSGGRRFGVVAGTGRLLTLLREFRFGEDELRYLRDNDVVDADAIRYLEDYRFTGTIRGYREGELYFPGSPILTVEGSFADAVVLETLALSVLNHDSAVATAAARMSIAAGERPLAEMGSRRAAEYSAVAAARAAYIAGFSATSNLEAGRQWGIPTMGTAAHSWTLLHDSEEDAFRAQVESLGVETTLLVDTYDIRTGVETAIRVAGTGLGGVRLDSGDLPIVAGEVRAQLDELGATETKITVTSDLDEYAIAALAASPVDSYGVGTSVVTGSGYPTAGMVYKLVARQDPSGSWVAVAKASTDKASKGGRKAAFRSLQSGVAVAETISVADGFEQVDTASDHPDSRALQVMLVDGGEIDSAYEGHDGTESARAHHLRVREELPVRALALSKSDPAIPTLFVDAD is encoded by the coding sequence ATGAGCTCCGCGTTCCTCACCGACCGCTATGAACTGACCATGCTGGCCGCCGCGCTCCGCGACGGCACGGCCAGCCGCCCCTCGGTGTTCGAGCTGTTCTCGCGACGGCTGTCCGGGGGTCGCCGCTTCGGCGTGGTCGCAGGCACCGGACGGCTGCTCACGCTGCTGCGCGAGTTCCGCTTCGGCGAGGACGAGCTGCGGTATCTGCGAGACAACGACGTGGTCGACGCCGACGCGATCCGCTATCTGGAGGACTACCGCTTCACCGGCACGATCCGCGGCTACCGGGAGGGTGAGCTGTACTTCCCCGGCTCGCCGATCCTCACGGTCGAGGGGTCGTTCGCGGATGCCGTGGTGCTGGAGACCCTGGCGCTGAGCGTGCTCAACCACGACTCCGCGGTCGCCACGGCCGCGGCCCGGATGAGCATCGCCGCCGGCGAGCGCCCGCTGGCCGAGATGGGCTCGCGCCGTGCGGCCGAGTATTCCGCCGTCGCTGCGGCGCGCGCCGCGTACATCGCCGGCTTCAGCGCGACCAGCAACCTCGAGGCGGGACGCCAGTGGGGAATCCCCACGATGGGCACCGCGGCGCACTCCTGGACGCTGCTGCACGACAGCGAGGAGGACGCCTTCCGGGCCCAGGTGGAGAGCCTGGGCGTCGAGACCACCCTGCTGGTGGATACCTACGACATCCGCACCGGCGTCGAGACCGCGATCCGGGTGGCCGGCACCGGGCTGGGCGGCGTGCGGCTGGATTCCGGCGACCTGCCGATCGTCGCCGGAGAGGTGCGCGCGCAGTTGGACGAGCTCGGTGCGACCGAGACGAAGATCACCGTCACCAGCGACCTCGACGAATACGCCATCGCCGCCCTGGCGGCGTCCCCGGTCGACTCCTACGGCGTCGGCACCTCGGTGGTCACCGGATCGGGATATCCGACGGCGGGCATGGTCTACAAGCTCGTGGCGCGCCAGGATCCGTCCGGCTCGTGGGTGGCGGTGGCGAAGGCGTCCACCGACAAGGCCTCCAAGGGCGGGCGCAAGGCCGCGTTCCGCTCGCTGCAGAGCGGCGTCGCCGTCGCCGAGACCATCTCGGTGGCCGACGGCTTCGAGCAGGTCGACACGGCATCCGATCATCCGGACTCCCGGGCGCTGCAGGTCATGCTGGTGGACGGCGGCGAGATCGACAGCGCGTACGAGGGGCACGACGGCACGGAGTCCGCCCGCGCGCATCACCTGCGGGTGCGGGAGGAGCTGCCGGTGCGTGCGCTGGCACTGAGCAAGTCCGACCCGGCGATCCCGACCCTCTTCGTCGACGCCGACTGA
- a CDS encoding glycoside hydrolase family 3 protein yields MTQPDDLERLANSVLWPGFLGDRVPDWLTDALQNGLAGVVYFAQNLVGDTAQLSAQIHRISPHALIGIDEEGGSVTRLETGTGSTVPGAAELGALDDLDATRATGREIGRRVAAVGADVVIAPVADVNTDPRNPVIGVRAFGSSTELVSRHVAAAVRGIQSTGVAACAKHYPGHGDTHTDSHHDLPRITLGQDEIDQVHLPPFAAAVDAGVRAIMTAHIAAPQWGEAPATLNPLVLGRLRADGFDGVVVTDALDMAAIRESVGIGGGAVQALAAGADLLCVGNPTNPGEAMLPDQDERDYLQARDAVVAALRSGSCRVRGWKRQPVASPRWPVQCARADRSPRSRSTPTASPTAHCASTDPSRPCRTHLRP; encoded by the coding sequence ATGACGCAGCCGGATGACCTGGAGAGACTGGCGAACAGCGTGCTGTGGCCCGGTTTTCTCGGCGATCGAGTGCCGGACTGGCTGACGGATGCCCTGCAGAACGGCCTGGCGGGAGTCGTGTACTTCGCACAGAATCTCGTCGGCGACACCGCCCAGCTGAGCGCGCAGATCCACCGCATCTCCCCGCATGCACTGATCGGCATCGACGAGGAGGGCGGCAGCGTCACGCGCCTGGAGACCGGCACCGGCTCCACCGTGCCCGGCGCCGCCGAGCTGGGTGCGCTCGACGATCTCGACGCGACCCGCGCGACCGGCCGCGAGATCGGTCGCCGTGTGGCCGCCGTCGGTGCGGATGTCGTCATCGCCCCCGTCGCCGATGTGAACACCGATCCCCGCAACCCGGTCATCGGCGTGCGGGCGTTCGGCTCCAGCACCGAGCTCGTCTCGCGTCATGTGGCGGCCGCCGTACGCGGCATCCAGTCCACCGGCGTCGCCGCCTGCGCCAAGCACTATCCCGGCCACGGCGACACGCACACCGACTCGCATCATGACCTGCCGCGGATCACGCTGGGACAGGACGAGATCGACCAGGTGCACCTGCCCCCGTTCGCGGCGGCCGTCGATGCCGGGGTGCGGGCCATCATGACCGCGCACATCGCCGCACCGCAGTGGGGTGAGGCGCCGGCCACCCTCAACCCGCTCGTGCTCGGACGTCTGCGCGCGGACGGCTTCGACGGGGTGGTCGTGACCGACGCCCTCGACATGGCCGCGATCCGCGAGAGCGTCGGGATCGGCGGAGGAGCGGTGCAGGCGCTGGCCGCCGGCGCCGACCTGCTGTGCGTCGGCAATCCGACCAATCCGGGTGAGGCGATGCTGCCCGATCAGGACGAGCGGGACTATCTTCAGGCGCGGGATGCCGTGGTCGCGGCGCTGCGCTCGGGGAGCTGCCGCGTGCGCGGGTGGAAGAGGCAGCCCGTCGCGTCGCCGCGCTGGCCGGTGCAGTGCGCTCGCGCGGATCGGTCGCCGAGGAGCCGTTCGACGCCGACGGCATCGCCGACCGCGCACTGCGCGTCGACGGATCCTTCCCGCCCCTGCCGGACGCACCTACGACCGTGA
- the murQ gene encoding N-acetylmuramic acid 6-phosphate etherase — MDPRFAELDRLDTRDQVRLMAEHGHRAVDAVAEASESIARAVDGIVERMRQGGRLIYLGAGSPGRIGVLDASEIPPTFGADPGLVVGVIAGGDRALRAAVENAEDDAEAGAAELAELEVGPLDSVVGISASGRTPYVIGALREARARGALAIGVAGNRSAQLSADADIAIEAEAAPEIVAGSTRLNSGTAQKLVLNMLSTLAMVKLGKVYGNLMVDVQSTNEKLRARAERIVITATGCTAETAARALAAADGSVKLAIGIVMTGSDAEAMRRALQAAHGDLRTALAAAGGEDAGA; from the coding sequence GTGGATCCGCGTTTCGCGGAGCTCGACCGGCTCGACACCCGCGACCAGGTGCGTCTGATGGCCGAGCACGGACACCGCGCGGTCGATGCGGTCGCCGAGGCGAGCGAGAGCATCGCCCGGGCGGTGGACGGCATCGTCGAGCGGATGCGGCAGGGCGGCCGGCTGATCTACCTCGGCGCCGGCTCTCCCGGCAGGATCGGCGTGCTCGACGCCAGTGAGATCCCGCCCACCTTCGGCGCCGACCCGGGCCTCGTGGTCGGGGTGATCGCCGGCGGCGACCGGGCGCTGCGTGCGGCCGTGGAGAACGCCGAGGACGACGCCGAGGCCGGTGCCGCCGAGCTCGCCGAGCTGGAGGTGGGACCGCTCGACAGCGTGGTCGGCATCTCGGCATCCGGACGCACGCCCTATGTGATCGGGGCGCTGCGCGAGGCCCGTGCGCGCGGCGCTCTCGCGATCGGGGTCGCCGGCAATCGGAGCGCGCAGCTGTCCGCTGACGCCGACATCGCCATCGAGGCCGAGGCAGCGCCCGAGATCGTGGCGGGCTCCACCCGGCTGAACTCCGGAACGGCGCAGAAGCTGGTGCTGAACATGCTGTCGACCCTGGCGATGGTCAAGCTCGGCAAGGTGTACGGCAACCTCATGGTCGACGTGCAGTCCACCAACGAGAAGCTGCGCGCCCGTGCGGAGCGCATCGTCATCACGGCGACCGGCTGCACCGCCGAGACCGCCGCGCGGGCGCTCGCCGCGGCGGATGGCTCGGTCAAGCTCGCGATCGGCATCGTCATGACCGGATCGGATGCCGAAGCGATGCGCCGCGCGCTGCAGGCGGCGCACGGCGATCTGCGCACCGCGCTCGCCGCTGCCGGCGGTGAGGACGCGGGCGCGTAG
- the murI gene encoding glutamate racemase: MNDAPIGIFDSGVGGLTVARAIRAQLPQESLVYIGDTAHSPYGPKPIAEVRQYSLEVLDTLVDQGVKMLVIACNTASAAMLRDARERYDVPVVEVIGPAVRRAVSTTRNGRIGVIGTVGTISSRAYQDMLEVNANLDVFTAACPRFVEFVEAGITGTAEVLAVAEGYLAPLRDAGVDTLVLGCTHYPFLRGVIGYVMGEGVTLVSSDDETAADVYRQLVRRDQLASGAAVPTYTYEATGASADEFTALANRLMGHEVRDVQLVQTGVITLPDLSDFEDAEPPASAQT; the protein is encoded by the coding sequence ATGAACGACGCGCCCATCGGCATCTTCGACTCCGGGGTCGGCGGGCTGACGGTTGCCAGAGCCATCCGGGCGCAGCTGCCGCAGGAATCGCTCGTGTACATCGGCGACACCGCCCACTCGCCGTACGGGCCCAAGCCCATCGCCGAAGTGCGGCAGTACAGCCTCGAAGTGCTCGACACGCTGGTCGATCAGGGTGTGAAGATGCTCGTGATCGCCTGCAACACGGCATCCGCCGCCATGCTCCGCGACGCTCGGGAGCGCTACGACGTCCCCGTCGTCGAGGTGATCGGACCCGCGGTGCGCCGCGCGGTCTCGACCACCCGCAACGGCCGGATCGGCGTGATCGGCACCGTCGGCACGATCAGCTCCCGCGCCTATCAGGACATGCTCGAGGTCAACGCGAACCTCGACGTGTTCACTGCGGCGTGCCCGCGCTTCGTCGAGTTCGTCGAGGCCGGGATCACCGGCACCGCCGAGGTGCTCGCGGTGGCGGAGGGCTACCTGGCGCCGCTGCGCGACGCCGGCGTCGACACGCTCGTGCTCGGCTGCACGCACTACCCGTTCCTGCGCGGAGTCATCGGCTATGTGATGGGCGAGGGGGTCACGCTGGTCTCCAGCGACGACGAGACCGCCGCCGACGTCTACCGACAGCTCGTCCGGCGCGACCAGCTCGCCTCGGGGGCCGCCGTGCCGACCTACACCTACGAGGCCACCGGCGCCTCGGCCGACGAGTTCACCGCTCTCGCCAACCGGCTGATGGGTCACGAGGTGCGCGACGTGCAGCTCGTGCAGACCGGTGTGATCACCCTGCCGGACCTGTCCGATTTCGAGGACGCCGAACCGCCGGCCTCCGCCCAGACCTGA
- the rdgB gene encoding RdgB/HAM1 family non-canonical purine NTP pyrophosphatase codes for MRVVLATHNPHKVAEFAQIVASTRPDLEVVGYDGPEPVEDGVTFAQNALIKARAAAAHTGLPALADDSGICVDVLGGSPGVFSAYWAGQKKDAVANLELLLDQLHDIADPHRGAQFHSTIALVTAEGAEHVVEGIWPGRLAHAAAGEGGFGYDPIFIPDGQDQASERTVGQFTDAEKQSQSHRARAFRALVPLLAGL; via the coding sequence ATGCGGGTCGTCCTCGCCACGCACAACCCGCACAAGGTCGCCGAGTTCGCACAGATCGTCGCATCGACCAGGCCCGACCTCGAGGTCGTCGGCTACGACGGCCCTGAGCCGGTCGAGGACGGCGTGACCTTCGCGCAGAACGCGCTGATCAAGGCGCGGGCCGCCGCCGCGCACACCGGCCTGCCCGCACTCGCCGACGACTCCGGCATCTGCGTGGACGTGCTGGGCGGCTCGCCCGGCGTCTTCTCGGCATACTGGGCCGGGCAGAAGAAGGATGCCGTCGCCAACCTGGAGCTGCTGCTGGACCAGCTGCACGACATCGCCGACCCGCATCGCGGTGCGCAGTTCCACTCCACGATCGCCCTGGTCACCGCCGAGGGCGCCGAGCATGTCGTCGAGGGCATCTGGCCGGGGCGCCTGGCGCACGCGGCGGCGGGGGAGGGCGGCTTCGGCTACGACCCGATCTTCATCCCGGACGGCCAGGATCAGGCATCCGAGCGCACCGTCGGCCAGTTCACAGATGCCGAGAAGCAGTCCCAGTCGCACCGCGCCCGAGCTTTCCGCGCTCTGGTACCGCTGCTGGCCGGGCTGTGA
- a CDS encoding cation diffusion facilitator family transporter — translation MHDHAPAAGGLRDAGHRRLLAVSLGLTVTVMVVQVVGAILSGSLALLADAAHMFTDSSALVIALIATAVAARPADDRRTFGYQRAEVFGALINAIILSVLMVVVAVQGVRRLIEPGEVEVAGPLMLVVAVVGMVANAISMWILSRAQRTSINVRGAYLEVMGDLIGSVMVIVAAVVIVVTGWMPADAIASLVIAAMILPRAISLLREVFSVLAESAPKGMSVNEIREHLTKYDGVVDVHDVHIWQLTRGAPVFTAHVTVAPDVYSAARSAELLQELTSCLAEHFDVEHSTFQFEPADHDDCEATHA, via the coding sequence ATGCACGATCACGCGCCCGCAGCGGGCGGCCTCCGCGATGCCGGTCACCGGCGCCTGCTGGCGGTCTCTCTCGGGCTGACCGTCACAGTGATGGTGGTGCAGGTGGTCGGGGCGATCCTGTCGGGGTCGTTGGCGCTGCTGGCCGACGCCGCGCACATGTTCACGGACTCCTCAGCACTGGTGATCGCGCTCATCGCGACGGCGGTCGCCGCACGTCCCGCAGACGACCGCCGCACGTTCGGCTATCAGCGCGCGGAGGTGTTCGGCGCGCTGATCAACGCGATCATCCTCAGCGTGCTCATGGTCGTCGTCGCCGTGCAGGGCGTGCGAAGGCTCATCGAACCGGGAGAGGTGGAGGTGGCGGGCCCCCTCATGCTCGTCGTCGCCGTCGTCGGCATGGTCGCGAACGCGATCTCGATGTGGATCCTCAGCCGCGCCCAGCGGACCAGTATCAACGTGCGCGGCGCCTACCTGGAGGTGATGGGCGACCTGATCGGCTCGGTGATGGTGATCGTCGCCGCCGTCGTGATCGTCGTCACGGGCTGGATGCCCGCCGATGCCATCGCCTCGCTGGTGATCGCCGCGATGATCCTGCCCCGGGCGATCTCACTGCTGCGCGAGGTCTTCTCGGTGCTCGCCGAATCCGCGCCGAAGGGCATGTCGGTCAACGAGATCCGCGAGCACCTGACGAAGTACGACGGCGTCGTCGATGTGCACGACGTGCACATCTGGCAGCTCACCCGCGGTGCGCCGGTGTTCACGGCACATGTCACGGTCGCCCCTGACGTGTACTCCGCGGCGCGCTCGGCGGAGCTGCTGCAGGAGCTGACCTCGTGCCTGGCCGAGCACTTCGATGTCGAGCACTCCACATTCCAGTTCGAGCCGGCCGATCACGACGACTGCGAGGCGACGCACGCCTGA
- a CDS encoding Ku protein, which produces MRSIWKGAVTFGLVNVPVKVYSATEDHDISLHQVHDEDGGRIRYQRVCELDGKVVAYADIDRAYVDEDGQTVVLTKKDLEALPAEKSREIDVVEFVPSDQIDLLTLDKPYYLEPDSKSPKAYVLLRKTLEQTDRTAIVRFTLRQKTRLAALRVRGDVLVLQTLLWADEVREASFPALEEDVKISKKELELSSALVDSYSGDFEPEEYVDEYQKELRTLIEAKIEAGETFDVAETFAEEDEGTGGEVIDLMEALRASVEKTKAARKDAEPKAEGKKTGGKKRAG; this is translated from the coding sequence ATGAGGAGCATCTGGAAGGGCGCCGTGACCTTCGGCCTGGTGAACGTGCCGGTCAAGGTGTACTCGGCGACCGAGGACCACGACATCTCGCTGCACCAGGTGCACGACGAGGACGGCGGCCGCATCCGCTATCAGCGCGTCTGCGAGCTGGACGGCAAGGTCGTCGCCTACGCCGACATCGACCGGGCGTACGTCGACGAGGACGGCCAGACCGTCGTGCTCACCAAGAAGGATCTCGAGGCGCTGCCCGCGGAGAAGAGCCGGGAGATCGACGTGGTCGAGTTCGTGCCCAGCGATCAGATCGACCTGCTGACCCTGGACAAGCCCTACTATCTGGAGCCGGACTCGAAGTCGCCGAAGGCGTATGTGCTGCTGCGCAAGACCCTGGAGCAGACCGACCGCACCGCGATCGTGCGGTTCACACTGCGGCAGAAGACCAGGCTGGCCGCCCTTCGCGTGCGCGGCGACGTGCTCGTGCTGCAGACGCTGCTGTGGGCAGACGAGGTGCGCGAGGCATCGTTCCCCGCGCTGGAGGAGGATGTGAAGATTAGCAAGAAGGAGCTCGAGCTCTCTTCGGCGCTCGTCGACAGCTACTCCGGCGACTTCGAGCCGGAGGAGTACGTCGATGAGTATCAGAAGGAGCTGCGCACCCTGATCGAGGCGAAGATCGAGGCCGGCGAGACCTTCGACGTAGCGGAGACCTTCGCAGAGGAGGATGAGGGGACCGGCGGCGAGGTCATCGATCTGATGGAGGCGCTGCGCGCCAGCGTGGAGAAGACCAAGGCGGCGCGAAAGGATGCCGAGCCGAAGGCCGAGGGCAAGAAGACCGGCGGGAAGAAGCGGGCCGGCTGA
- a CDS encoding DedA family protein — MPDWLSPAFIIGWAGAWALLVVCFIIFAETGLLVGFLLPGDTLLVISGLLSHSTDQFPNGVFGVNVWLVALLIGLSAFVGGEVGYFIGHKGGPAVFERKESGLFSRKNVERTNAFFERFGGITVILARFVPIVRTFAPVAAGVGHMPWKRYSLYNLIGAVLWGFGLTMFGYAIGYIPPIADFVKDYIDLILLAAVAGSALIVLWHYLGERRKAAKYAEAGGDTETDAVEAQALRLDAEVFDRAPDLDGDGKH; from the coding sequence ATGCCCGACTGGCTCAGCCCCGCTTTCATCATCGGGTGGGCCGGCGCATGGGCTCTGCTGGTCGTGTGCTTCATCATCTTCGCCGAGACCGGACTGCTCGTCGGCTTCCTGCTGCCGGGCGACACGCTCCTGGTTATCTCGGGTCTGCTGTCGCACAGCACCGACCAGTTCCCGAACGGCGTGTTTGGGGTGAACGTCTGGCTGGTCGCACTGCTGATCGGGCTCTCGGCCTTCGTGGGCGGAGAGGTCGGCTACTTCATCGGCCACAAGGGCGGCCCCGCGGTCTTCGAGCGCAAGGAGTCCGGTCTGTTCAGCCGTAAGAACGTCGAGCGCACCAATGCGTTCTTCGAGCGCTTCGGCGGCATCACCGTGATCCTCGCCCGCTTCGTGCCGATCGTGCGCACCTTCGCCCCGGTCGCCGCGGGCGTCGGCCACATGCCGTGGAAGCGCTACTCGCTGTACAACCTGATCGGCGCGGTCCTGTGGGGCTTCGGCCTGACGATGTTCGGCTACGCGATCGGCTACATTCCCCCGATCGCTGATTTCGTGAAGGACTACATCGATCTGATCCTGCTGGCTGCTGTCGCAGGCTCGGCGCTCATCGTGCTCTGGCACTACCTCGGCGAACGCCGCAAGGCGGCGAAGTACGCCGAGGCCGGCGGGGATACCGAGACGGATGCCGTCGAGGCGCAGGCGCTGCGACTGGACGCCGAGGTGTTCGACCGCGCTCCCGACCTGGACGGCGACGGCAAGCACTGA
- a CDS encoding CpaF family protein has product MDNFDGPIAGSAMISGVSHPSYVVAERVRRRLRLEHTDPSSNPDEARHIAQTEVRRHNDLALQRGEAIIDDEAALIRDVLASVSGFGALQPLLDDPEIEEIWLNGPDRIFVARGGTTERVDLRLTDAIIRDLVERMLQSTGRRVDVSQPFVDASLPDGSRLHVAIADVVRGSWAVNIRKFLPQHRTLESLVAQGSVPAHIADLLRQALLDGRSIIVSGATHAGKTTLLGALLASVADQQRIITVEETFELAVEGPDVVALQGRQASLEGTGQITLRRLVKEALRMRPDRIVVGEVRDAEALDLVLALNTGVPSAGTIHANSADEALEKLALLPLLAGRNIDRAFIAPALATSISYVVHCRRDADGTRRVVEVVAPTGEVQHGRILTATIHRAGAPV; this is encoded by the coding sequence GTGGATAACTTTGACGGGCCGATCGCCGGATCTGCCATGATCTCGGGCGTGAGTCATCCGTCCTACGTCGTCGCCGAGCGGGTTCGGCGACGATTGCGCCTCGAGCACACCGATCCGTCCTCGAATCCCGACGAGGCGCGGCACATCGCCCAGACCGAGGTGCGCCGTCACAACGACCTGGCGCTGCAGCGCGGCGAGGCGATCATCGACGACGAGGCGGCGCTGATCAGGGACGTGCTGGCCTCCGTCTCGGGGTTCGGCGCGCTGCAGCCGCTGCTCGATGACCCCGAGATCGAGGAGATCTGGCTGAACGGCCCCGACCGCATCTTCGTGGCCCGCGGCGGTACCACCGAGCGCGTCGACCTCCGGCTGACGGATGCGATCATCCGCGACCTGGTCGAGCGGATGCTGCAGTCCACCGGACGGCGGGTGGATGTCAGCCAGCCTTTCGTGGACGCGTCGCTCCCGGACGGCTCGCGTCTGCACGTCGCCATCGCCGACGTGGTGCGCGGCTCGTGGGCTGTCAACATCAGGAAGTTCCTGCCGCAGCATCGCACCCTGGAATCCCTGGTCGCGCAGGGGTCGGTGCCGGCGCACATCGCCGACCTGCTGCGGCAGGCTCTGCTCGACGGGCGCAGCATCATCGTCTCGGGTGCGACTCACGCGGGGAAGACCACATTGCTCGGCGCGCTGCTGGCATCCGTCGCCGATCAGCAGCGGATCATCACAGTGGAGGAGACCTTCGAGCTGGCCGTCGAGGGGCCGGATGTGGTCGCGCTGCAGGGGCGGCAGGCGAGTCTGGAAGGCACCGGTCAGATCACGCTGCGCCGGCTCGTGAAGGAGGCGCTGCGGATGCGGCCCGATCGGATCGTCGTGGGAGAGGTGCGTGATGCGGAGGCCCTCGACCTGGTGCTCGCGCTGAATACCGGTGTTCCCTCGGCGGGAACGATCCACGCCAACTCTGCCGATGAGGCGCTGGAGAAGCTCGCCCTGCTGCCGCTGCTGGCCGGGCGCAACATCGACAGGGCCTTCATCGCTCCTGCCCTGGCCACCTCGATCTCGTACGTCGTGCACTGCCGTCGCGACGCCGATGGGACGCGCCGGGTCGTCGAGGTGGTTGCACCCACCGGCGAGGTGCAGCACGGTCGCATCCTGACCGCCACGATCCACCGGGCTGGAGCACCGGTATGA